Below is a window of Flavobacteriales bacterium DNA.
AAGAACATCTGTTGCGACCAATACGCGAACCCTGTCTGACCGGAACCGCAACAATACATCTTCCCTTTCCTTCTGTTCAAGGTCGGAAGAAATGCCTTCAACCGAGAACCCACCCTTCTTCAAACCATTCACAATTGTGGAGACTTTCCGTTTGGTAGAAGAAAAGATCAAAATGCGGTTCAACCCGGGCCTTTCGGCAATGAGCTGAAGCACCAGCGGCACTTTCTGACTTTCGTATGTCGCATAACAAGACTGGTTGACACGTTCCGCAGGCTTGCTCACGGCCAGACTGATCTCGGCTGGATCTTTCAGTATCTCCTGCGCCAGCTTCCGGATCTTAGGGGACATGGTTGCACTGAACATGGAAATCTGACGCAAACCTGTAAGATGCTTTTTGATCTTGGTGATATCATCATAGAAGTTCATATCCAGCATCCGGTCCGCTTCATCCAGAACCAGATGGCGCACTTTACCCAGGTCTCCGTTTCCAACATTCAGATGAGAAATCAGCTTGCCCGGAGTAGCCACCACAATGTTGGTCCCATCGGTCAGGGCTTTCTTTTGTGTCTCCCATTCGCTGCCATCACCACCGCCGTATATGGCGAGTGAGTTCACCGGCAGGAAATAGGACAGGCCCTGGATTTGCTGATCTATCTGGATGGCCAGTTCCCTGGTAGGGACAATGATCAGGGTATCCAGTTTGGATGTTGGTTCTACGGTAAGATTATGCAGTACCGGGAGCACGAAAGCAGCGGTTTTCCCGGTGCCAGTCTGTGCACACGCAATGATATCGCGTCCTTTCATAATCTCCGGGATGGCCTGTTC
It encodes the following:
- a CDS encoding DEAD/DEAH box helicase — its product is MNFSAFDLNDQILEAISYMGFEHATPIQEQAIPEIMKGRDIIACAQTGTGKTAAFVLPVLHNLTVEPTSKLDTLIIVPTRELAIQIDQQIQGLSYFLPVNSLAIYGGGDGSEWETQKKALTDGTNIVVATPGKLISHLNVGNGDLGKVRHLVLDEADRMLDMNFYDDITKIKKHLTGLRQISMFSATMSPKIRKLAQEILKDPAEISLAVSKPAERVNQSCYATYESQKVPLVLQLIAERPGLNRILIFSSTKRKVSTIVNGLKKGGFSVEGISSDLEQKEREDVLLRFRSDRVRVLVATDVLSRGIDIKDISVIINFDVPNEAEDYVHRIGRTARAQTTGEAITLVTSEDYHKLQQIERLIESEVPRKKLPEDLGEAPELITRKTNGKGRRPDRNGGKGKNRGSWGGKRRRSSPPKKDN